TAGgagttccagggctccttgggATACTTAACTTTTCGATACAAGTCCGCAAACTGGAGGAGGAAATCGGATCTAGCTGAttgataaaagggacaatattCAAAAATAGCATAAAAAACCTTCTGGTTTATTCTTTCtcctatggcatgtgtgtaacgtagccaggagatccgaagattgtctgcctgccaggcaagagatgttcagagacagtTTGTCATTCCCAGCCACTGCGTCAtgtccctggtattccttgaggtcgcccttccaagtgctagccagacccaaccctgcttagttcccGAGATCCGACAGGATcgggcttgcttgggctatccaggtcgggTTACTGCTAATAATTACAAGAGGTCACTTGGCCTAGTTCACTAGGCTCATTCGACACacttggataatgccctttcaatacACTTCAGAAATAGATTCTCCTGTTTTGCCCAGGAAAATCAGGCTGCAAAAGCTCATTGGAAGTGGGTTATCCAGTGTGTGcctagggctcattctgcacacactggataatgcactttcaatgtgccttggcagctggatgttcctgggcaaaacaggaaaatctacttcttaacaaccccactcccccccccccccgcatggctgcttggaaggaaaGCTCACTGAGTTCAATGAAGCATagtcctggtgtgtgtgtgtgtgctacacACCGGACTGCAGCTTTAGAATACCTATTCCATTTTTACCTCCCTTCAGAGAACTAGGAGGGTGTCCGTACTCTGTTCTAGCATCACAACACTCCTtggagggaggttaggctggAAGTCAGCTGGATGACTGGCCAAGATTGCCCAGCTGGCTTTAGAGTTAAGCAGGAATTTGAATCCAGATCCCCAAACGAACACACTTCAAGTACAACACTGtacaactgaccccccccccccttacgggTTCTGTTTGAAAAGTTCTATTCCGTTGCTAATTGTTACGCTATTGTTGATCAATACTGGCtcttattgttactgttatgatTACTGTTATTGTGGTTATGTTTTatgaaaaccgccctgagccttacaggagggtggtatagaaatatataataatataaataaatataatatataaataatataaaatataattatattataaaatatatatattataaaatataatgaataaatgaataagtccagtaaagcagggatagtcaacctttggtcctccagacgttcatggactccaattcccatgagcccctgccagcgtttcctggcaggggctcatgggaattttagtccatggacatctggaggaccacaggttgactacctctgcagtaAAGAAttctttctctaaggcagggattcccagccagggttctgaGGAACCCTGAGGTTGCAGGAGAACTCCTGAGAGGTTATGTGGtcattcccagaagtttggatggtcgctgacatcactagatgtcactggagctcccttcccctgttgctctacagcaggcgtagtcaaactgcggccctccagacgtccatggactacaatttccagaagcccctgccagcgaatgctggcagggacttctgggaattgtagtccatggacatctggacggccgcagtttgactacccctgctctacaggctagtctctttctccacagtggaaactgTAAATGATcagttgattgattggctggctcccgcctcTTTCTTCCGCTCCCACTTCTTGAAGGgtcgtgtcacttctgggattccccaaagcctgaaaaatacttcaggggctcctccacggtcaaaaggttgaaaaaggctgctctaaggtaTCGCGTCCTTCAATTACCAGAGAAGAGACACAGCTTGGAACCAGTGGGTAATAAGTGTTGGTCTTTGTGGGTGCAGCCACAGCCCAAATTCCTACACGCATAAGCAGACTTtctctggaggtgaccattgcatggatcgcaGTGGGTAGGTTGGGGgttgacagatagggtgctagctgTCGCACCTGGCATAGATGGTAAACTGCCTGATGGGCAGCgttcatgacctgggcctccgtaGATAGTGTGGactccaggatcactcccaagcTCTTGACAATGCTGCTATCCTTTCACTTTTCCAaatggtgtatgtgtgtatgaTGTTTGGCACTTAATGTTTCAGTTAGATTAGGGTCCAGAAGCATCTTAGGGACCTACAAGATTTTCAAGATATAAGATGATTAGAGTCAAAGCAACCTTTGTCACTCAGTTCGGTCAATCCAGTATGGTGTAGCCATCGGGGTTTACCAGTCCTTTGGCTTCAGAGGCTCAACTCTGATCAGTTTTTCAACTTAGCAGAAGAGTTGACGTttttttccccacttttcactacctgaaaaaaactcaaagtggcctacaattgccttccttttctcttcccgcaacaggcaccctgtgaggtaggtggggctgagagagctctgacaggactgctctgtgagaacagttctaacaggactaaCGAGCCCAatgtcactgagctggctgcatttggaggagcggggaatcaaacccggctctccagattagaagccacccctcttaaccacgacaccacgctggctctctctgCTTACTGTATATATCATTACATGAACTTGGCACAATTTTGTATTCTTATAGTCTCTTCAATGGTTATGCTGCAAAGATAACTCATCATTGAAAGTGATGTAAAAGGTCATTAATTTGATTTACGAATGTTGCCTCCTAATCATTAGCTCATAATCTCCATAATTAAAATGTACTTTTGCTGAAAACAGCTATAAATCCCTGATGCATTTTTCTCTTTATTACCAAGTTTATACATGAAGGGATTATTTTTAAGAACGGTGATCAGAAGAATGTTACAGATAGTTCCTTCATAGCTGTTCACTCCCGTGCAAAGTTCTACTTGCGCCTTGCACTGATATTGCAGAGGTGTTTGAAAGATCAGCTCTGTTTTgctttacaacagtggttctcaagcttcctaatgccgcaaccctttaatacagttcctcctgttgtggggacccccagccataaaattatgcaggtgttctttcacagaaattaaaccgaaactgaccaatggcgtgaagatccattgatcatgattgtatataaattggttacaaattgtatataaattggcgggcgccttcagaaagaatggcaacagtggtggtgcccccccctccctggccaagctgctcgccctgccatgacccctgtgaaagggtcgttcgacccccaggttgagaaccactgctgtacaaGGACCAATTCCTACACCGTGAATTGTACCGCTTAGGTCTGGGATCCCCATCCTGTGCAGGTTCTCAGTTCTTGTGCATGCCATGGCCAATTCAAATTGACGCATGTGGGGAAAGTGCTTCAGTCTTCCCTCCTGTGACCTGTTTCTGACCTGAAACAGTCTAGGGCGGCATTGTTTGGTCTattaagaagaggagctgttttttgtattctgcttttttactacctgaaggagtctcaaagcagtttacaattgcccatccttcctttcccccccccctccaatagacacactgtgaggtggtgaggctgagagagctctgaaagaactctcACTGGCCCAACATtgcccaacaggcttcatgtgtctcaaaggggcttataatcatcttccttccctctccccacaatagacaccttgtgaggaaggtgaggctgagagaactctgactggccctaagtcacccagcaggcctcatgagtctcaaaggggcttacaatcgacttcccttcctctccccacaaaaggcatccCCAGAACTACTTCTGATGTGGCAACCAGCTCAAGATGAGGCTGAAGTCCCTTCTTCATATGCCCCATGGTCCTAGTCCGCACCAGGCACCAGGTACATGGGAACTAAATAGAACACGGAACTCACATCTGACTGTTTATGACACCCAATCTTACGGCTAAGTTTACTTTGTATTTTTAGAACTGCAATTTTACTTCAGTATTTTTACTGCATTTGACTGTGGTTATAATTCTTATTTCGTACGATAAGGCTTACGCTTGTAACACTAATACATGACATGGCGTTATCCAGAGCTAGTCTGCGTAATCCATGACAGATGAATTGGCCCAGTTCTGATCCAACACTAATGTCTGGTGCACTGGGAATATCCATGGTGCAGATGGCCATGAGGGGGGCTCAGTACTGAGTCGGATGCATCTAGAGGCAGGCCTGTAACCACCTGGGGGTGACAGGGGCAACACTCCACCCAAATCATGCCCTGCTCCCCTCCACAACCCTTTTTTGAATCAGATTACTgattcaagggaccaagccctatgaagataggttgagggacttcggaatgttcagcctggagaaaaggaggttgagaggggacatgatagccctctttaagtatttgaaaggttgtcacttggaggagggcaggatgctgtttccgttggctgcagaggaaaggacgtgcagtaatgggtttaaactacaaatacaacgatataggctagatatcaggaaaaaatgtttcacagtcagagtagttcagcagtggaataggctgcctaaggaggtggtgagcgccctctcactggcagtcttcaagccaaggttggatacacacttttcttggatgctttaggatgtttagggctgatcctgcgttgagcagggggttggactagatggcctgtatggccccttccaactctatgattatacgTACACAGCTAGGGATGACAGCCTGGTTAAAATAGGAGACTAGTGTCTCCACAGCccccttaacaacaacaaaaatccccccaccccaaaaaaatttCTGACTACAGCCTTTGCTAGAGAGATGGTGGAAAGAAATTCCAAGAATGAGGCAGGTTTGAAATTTGCCGTCTGCAACTCCTATGTTCATGTCGCTAAAGGCTTCCTACAACATGTTTTTCCCCTCCTTACCCTTGCATGCAGACTGGAGACCAAACCTGACTCTGGAATTTCCCAATTCTGAAATCTGCTCTTATTTCCATTATTTCCATTCCGCAGTTCACCACCGGCATCTGCAGCAATGCCTCCGTGCACAATTGTGAGCTGTGcgggaagggattccgcttacagcGCATGCTCAACCGCCATGTAAAGTGCCACAGCCAAGTGAAGAGGCACCTGTGCACCTTCTGTGGGAAAGGGTTCAATGACACTTTTGATCTGAAGAGGCACGTAAGGACCCATACAGGTAAGACGGAAAAAGCCACTTGGAATGTCTGTCTCTAGGGTCTAGGAATGAATAGCGGAGAAGGAGCCATTAGAGCTAAAACGATTCGCTTGTGATTGTCCGACTACCAAAACTGGGTATTGTGTGAGCAGAGCGAGAAACTTCTCTGCAAGAAAccaattcaggtgggcagctgggtCGGTCTGAAGCATCAAAACAAAGTTTgcgtcccgtggcacctttaagaccaatgaagttttattcctagtagtataagtttttgtgtgtgtgcatgcttctgCAGATACAACAAACCCTAGTTCATGACCGCCCTCTACCCCAAGGTTTCCCAGCCACAATATCATGGTACtgtacagcagcggtccccaacccctagtccggggaccggtaccaggccgtggctcctcctcgtcctcctccctggctgctgcctcgggggctgccctgccactctgccgccggctcacctttggtgctctctagcggatgccatggctggggctcttcctcggcgtggcactgagcagctgctgctagcagcaccccccaatgggtggcaggaagtcaggagcaccggtgggaaagaaagcggagcaggggctcaggtggcggcgatgacaaagactacccccctcccaggccgcagtaaaattgtcaagcattgaccggtccctggtgattaaaaggttggggaccactgctgtacggtactgtgaaggcccctcaatggtaccatggTGCAGgacttttcaaaatggcagcaggggagagccctcccacccggTGCCTGCTCTTTCTCACTCGAAGTGAAGAGGAAGGAAAACTTAGTTTTGAATCTAAAAAGAATTTCTACCTTTATTTAGGCAGGTTgacacaccccctcccaaagtggccagtgatggccctcctgaagggggtggggaggagagggcccCCAGCCATTTAgacctttgctggccaaggctcctgcaattctgggggggggggcatgacacagaggcgtggccagctgacattacttcctggtatctcaaagcctgaaaaatatttcagtagtGCCTctatggtcagaaggttgaaaaaggctagtcTAGCCATAGGACTGGTAGCTTCTGTCTTAGTGTACCTGGagaagtatgtgtgcacatgaaagcttatacaaggaataaaactttgttgatcttaaaggtgtcaccaGACTGAGACTTTGTTTTGCAACAAACAAAATCAACTGTGCCCAGACAATCCAGATTCTGTGATCTGTGCAAATTAGGGAAATTGGCCACATTTCCCCCTTATTTCCGTAACTTCAAAATGTTGCTATTTTGCACAATCTGGTTCAGATAACCAGGATAGGAGCTATCTTCTCAGATATATCCTCTCATCCATAAAGATTGGAAATTTgcattgttgttactgttgtttctcagaaaacaaagaaaacccaaacacaacaacaaaagccaAGATTCAGAGAAAGCTGCCTTCTGTGCCCAGGCTGCGTTTTTTCCTGCACTTCCACAGAATtacagcatgcacacacacagaccttAATAACGAATCGGGAAAAGGtagttttagggatgccagtccccaggtaggccCTGAGGATTGCCtgaaattctagctcatctccaggctcaagtttccctggagaaaacagctgctttcacaGCCgttaagtggctactggaaatatgatatatTGAGCTAAGTGCTTTATATCTTATCTTTTACTTTTgtgatttttaatattgttttgcaatgACTTATGGCTTTAGGCaaataaaattcattcattcagctttgTCCTAATATCTGGAGATGAACCTGGGGAATGTAAATGCTGGGTGTCCTTTTCTTTAAAACCTGTGCCTTAAAACGCCTCATGTCGCCTCATAGGAATCCGCCCGTACAAATGCGAGATCTGCAACAAAGCTTTTACCCAGCGCTGCTCCCTGGAATCGCACCTTAAGAAGATCCACGGGGTACAGCAACAATACGCCTACAAGCAGCGGCGGGACAAACTCTATGTGTGCGAAGACTGTGGCTACACGGGCCCGACTCAAGAGGACTTGTATGTGCACATCGGCAATGTTCATCCTGAAAGCACTTCCCTGAAGAAAACGTCAAAAAAGCTCGCATCTGTTCTGCAAAACAAACTGACCTCTCCGATGGAGATCAACCCGAAAGAGAACAGGGTAGAGCAGTAACACTGGCACAGGAGCCTGTAGCTGTCAAAGACGCTGAAACGTACGTGCTGCAGAGTAAGGGCGGGCAAGTCTCAAGGTCTGAAGACGTTTCAGGGTTGCTGCTTTCATGTGAGGATCTCCAGAATAAATATTAGGATTTCAAGAGGAGGGGCAGGCCATTGCCTGCTGGGCCTGAGAACTTTGGCTTTGCCCTGCCCATCTGTCGCAGTCCATTCGGTGCTTTTGTCCAAGGCACAGCCAGGGGCTGCCCTGGACTAGCCCATGTTGTCTTCCGGCCCCATCTGCCAAGCCCCACCCTTCAGCCCCCAGGTTCTCCCTCCTGGGTCTCAGGGAACCAGGCAAGCCTGTTCTGAACAAACTCCAAAAAGAAGCCAGTACTTCCGTCCACAATAACTTGATGTGACCGTCTGCAGGAATTCTGAAGAATTAAAGCTGCcccatatattatatatatatatatttttaaagaataagGAACAAACACTATGAATCATAGTGCAAGGGTTCTGTCTGTGCAACCTGAATATTGTATGATTCCTTCAGTCCCACAAGTGCATTTATTAAAGCCATAGCGATGGTTGTAAGTATTTAATAGAGAATTTTATGAAATTGGGATGTTTGGTAATGGGCCGTGAATGAACGCTAATTAAAATTAAACTTGTTTGTAAAGAACAGCGCAACTCTCTTCTGTAgcgaaaatgattttttaaaaaatgctgtaagATACCCCATTTaggcaagaaatggcaaaatGTTTAGGAGGCAAGCCACAACAGAGCCATGTACAGGCCCAGTggggcaacacccccccccaaaacctaTGAGTCATTTCAGATGAGGAAAAAAGATGTAGAAAAGGAAAGATAAAACCCATCTCTCCATGCTGTGGTCCTCATCCAAGCTGGACTCCTGTGGTGGGTCACAATTGAGCCCCACAATTTAAGCACATCCAGACTTAAATCATGCATGGCTACCACTGACCTGGCATTTAAAAGCAAGGTATTAAAGCCCAGCTGGATGTCAATatggcaggtgtggccaaactgtggctctccggatgtccatggactggcacgggctcatgggaattgtagtccacggacatctggagaaccacaatttggtcacccctgcaATATGGTCACCAGGATCACCCTAGCTGGAAAAAAGAGCCAGAAGGGGCAGCAGCAGGCAAATGCCTTCCCCATGCTTGGCCTGTTCTCCCAGTACTGTATTTTTCCTTACCCCACACTCTGTTGATCATGGCACCATCCCACATTCCTGAACACATACCTAGGCAGTAGCTTACTGATAACAATCCAGGGACCAGCTCTCACCCAGCTCTGAGCAGGACGTAACCACCAAGAGAACTAGCTCTCACCTGCTGTAACACAGACATAGACAGGCGCCAACTCTCACTTGGTGAACCACAAATAACGGAAAAGTCTACCCACCTTCCCTACTGTATAAGAACAGAGGACTGGGCTCAGCTTCTTTCTGCAACCTAGGAAGCAAGGTTCTCCTGTACACTACAGCTGATCACATTCAAGGTTTAATGATGGTCCAGTCCACAGGCTACAAgccatagtgcaggggtggccaaactgtggctctccaagcgtccatggactataattaccacgGTTCCCTGcttgtgctggcagggactcatggtaattgtagtccatgggtgtctggagagccacagtttggccacccctgcatgtttaaatagactaagtACCTGTAGAAGAGCTTGAAGCATAGAGCATGTGCATCAAAATTCCATTCCAATATGCACACTGCCACTGTGTTACAAGTACAGAGGACAAATGCCCGTCTTAGCCTGGAGGAACTTCCTCCACCCTTagcacgcctccctgccacgtccCTTTAGCGGCTC
This region of Paroedura picta isolate Pp20150507F chromosome 14, Ppicta_v3.0, whole genome shotgun sequence genomic DNA includes:
- the OVOL2 gene encoding transcription factor Ovo-like 2 isoform X2, whose translation is MLNRHVKCHSQVKRHLCTFCGKGFNDTFDLKRHVRTHTGIRPYKCEICNKAFTQRCSLESHLKKIHGVQQQYAYKQRRDKLYVCEDCGYTGPTQEDLYVHIGNVHPESTSLKKTSKKLASVLQNKLTSPMEINPKENRVEQ
- the OVOL2 gene encoding transcription factor Ovo-like 2 isoform X1; the protein is MPRVFLVKRRSPLPASRSWDELPDEERADTYIPGEIKCVLLNYRSEDSSSSRDTETANVSAPESTAEETLLDLAVTHPTVRSKIKFTTGICSNASVHNCELCGKGFRLQRMLNRHVKCHSQVKRHLCTFCGKGFNDTFDLKRHVRTHTGIRPYKCEICNKAFTQRCSLESHLKKIHGVQQQYAYKQRRDKLYVCEDCGYTGPTQEDLYVHIGNVHPESTSLKKTSKKLASVLQNKLTSPMEINPKENRVEQ